TCTTTCATCTCATCGTCAGTCGGAAGTGGAACTCTCGTCAGGGCATTCATCACTTCATCTTTAATTCGATCAAAATCTAAATTATACAAAGCAAAGCCATGGgtatttttaatgttctcgaccAGTTCATTGACCCGGTTAGCTACTttctttttaaacatattagCTTGAAACTTATCTTCTTCGTTGTATTTCGTGAAAAGAATAAAATTATCAGCAATGGCCATTTTCAGCATGTCGTCGTACAGTCGTTCAGGATCTTCTGCTTGCATATCGATGGTCATTAAAGGAATATGATTTGTGATGCTGTGAACTAATTGTTGTTTGTAAGAAGATGAATTCCTCGCTGCTTGTGCTATCATATTGTTTGCTTTGTCGAGTAGTTGGGGTTTTAAAGTTTGCATTGCTTTTGTAAGTTCCTCCGTTTGTGGTAGACAACTTAGTAATCCATCTATTTCGTCTTCTAAGACATCTTGACAGTAGACGGGGTTGTTAAATTTTGTTGGCTCCAGTTTCAGCTTGCTCACTGCTATCATTATGCCATTAAAGATACCTAATCTAGCTTTATCACCAATTGCTTGTTCTTGTGGATTGGACGAAGAAATAGGAATTTGTTTGACCCAGTTCTGTACGAACTGTTCAAATTCATCTTCTATTTGCGCGAGAGGTAAATTTGGAGACGCGTTTGTTATATTACAACACGCATTTCTGTATTGAGCACCGTCATGAGAATTTGAAAAATTTGGATACATATTCTGTTGCATTTGATCAGGCAAGGGGTATAAATTCATTGGCCCAGAAGCAAAAGTTGCAGGTCCACTCATTCTTCTACGACTGGGTGATTGTCTTTGTGTGGGTTGTTGGTTAAAACTTGCAGAACGCGGTCTAGAGGCAAATGTTTGATTATAATTTGATGGCCAAGATTCCCCAGATGCAGGAAAATTTCCAAGCATTCTTCTTCCTTCCCAAAGATTATTATTGACAGGATTTTGTATTACATTCCCACCTAAACCTTTTGGACTTAGTGATGAAATTTGGTTATAGGATAAATCAGTAAGTTGGTTTTGAACGAATGTCCCAGAAGCATAATTACTGGAACCACTCATTCTGCGCATATTATGAGGAATGTTTTGAACATAATCCAAACGACCACCGGGTATTGCTTGAGCATATATCGGCATTCGACCCACACTGCCTGCATTGTGTATCATAGGGCCAGAAGCGAATGCTGTTGGACTTGACTGACGTCGATACTTCGGGGGGTTCCTGTTCTGTGCTGGGTAGGACGGTGCGGGTGCATAATTAGATGATTGGTCGGTGCCAAAACTATGGCTCAATGCGGGCGTGTAATTTTTGGGTGTTGATAAACTAGGCCCAGCATGCGATGTAGGCTGGGCAGTACAACACGGTGGTAGACTGGATTTCAAGTTGCCAGGGTTCTGTGACAAAGTCAGCATCGGGACTGGAATACTACGAATCGTCTGAGACAATACATCTGCATGGTCCAAAGCGTTAGAAATCTTGTCATCGCCAACCAATTCATGAAtccatttaaatatttgaaacttTAGATATTCCAGTTCATCTTCATCAGATTTCCTTTTAGAAGGATTCATTTCTAAATATTTATGTCTGTCTATGATGTCGTCGGTCAAATCATTAACAGCGACTTGTCTGAAGATCTCACTGAGGCCGGTCCCCGTGACGCTGGTCAGCCACTGCTCTACAGCTTGCACAAGCTGAttcttgtaaaattttaaattgatgtCTATATCCCGTTCATTTATTGGAGCGACACTAAAGTTATCAGATTCGTTCAAACCCTGTATTGAATTTTGAGTGTTCTGAAACACTACATAATTCCGGGGGTACATTGGAGGAGGTCCTTCAAATACTTTTTCACAAGTTTGTTTTATGAGCTGGTCGGTATACTCAGCTGCTTGATTGTTGGTGAAATCATTTTTCATCATCAACGCCATTATCTCTATTTCTACTTTATTCTTTGTATCAACGTTATTATTCTTACAGATATTAATGAGTTTGCTTGTCATGTCTTCCAAATTAGCGGTTTTAagtttcagtttatttttttgagtaaattttattaaagatttctttattacTTCACTTATAATTTCCTTTGTTTCAGTTGTATCCTTATTAAGGGTAGCTAATGTAAACAAATTTTGCAGTctatttaaacaaaatgaaGCCAATTCATTCAGACTAGGACCACCATCATTGAGATTGTCAAACATATAATCAATGAGTCGAAAAGTTTTACGTTTCATATTGTTATCATTTAAGTGTAATAACTCCATTAGTGACTGTGTTAATAACTCTGTCTTGTCTATAGCCGGAGATTTCTTGGAGCAATTGTTTGTTCTACTCTCGACGGTCAGAACATTGTCTAGGCTCAAAGAATCCAAATTAAAACTAGCGGTCCTGCGAATCATCCTGTGCTTATCCATATCGTGTCGTCGACTTTTACTGAAGTTAGATTGTTTCTTGGAGTCTTTAAATAAGATATCACCAAATTTAGAGTACGCTACAATTTCTTTTAACAGATCCAGAATATCTTTGTAAATGTCTCTTTTCACAGCCACGTCTCCCAGAGACTTGCATTTCCTGAAAACTGTATTAAGTGCTTGTTGTTGGTGAACGCCTGTAGGAGTACGACGAGACTTCTTCAAAGTTTGTTTTGTTACGTTTTGTTGTAGTCCCGAGACCACTGCGTCGCATCGCGTCGCGTCCTGAGGATTTCGTGAGGCTTGCGGGGACAATGGAATTGCTACCTAGAACAAGGGGATTACTTTAAAGTACCAAGCATAtgcttattataaaataagCTGAATAAACAACTTCAAAGTTCTAAGGGAAAGAAGTAGAATAATCTTGACTGTTATTTATTTGTGAGAACCAAATTGAGAAGTGCCATAGCGCATCACAGACTGAAAACAAGTTTAACATGTAGAAAAGTTAAATTACGTTCCGCTTCAAAGGTTCCATTCTTGGTGCAGTCTCCACTTCCCTCGACATTGTTTGTACTGAAGCTGGAAACAAAAGAATTTACCATTAGATTATTATTCTAAATTTTGTAGGGTtcgaaggctggggcagccgttgtaactatactgtgaacttggaacttatatctcaaggtaggtgtcggcatttacgctgtagatgtctatgggctccggtaacacaccaggtggctgtgagctcgtcgacccaactatgcaaaaaaaactgtttaaatctgtttcataaaataataattgtatgttACACAATTTAGAAATGTAAGATAAATACGCATGGACGTTGTCGGCCTTCGCCAACCAGTCAGCTGGTTTACTTTGGCTTACGTTATATAAATAGCTCCCAATAGCATTTAGTGTCGCTTATGGCATCACATATCTT
This Bombyx mori chromosome 2, ASM3026992v2 DNA region includes the following protein-coding sequences:
- the LOC101736358 gene encoding uncharacterized protein LOC101736358, whose product is MDGMVAVVRGVGDAGLSVTLHDGQRQYTLMPSAAAACPGPPPRCPREHPAATRSCRDSASQATDGQYATVYQMSHCSVAPTSPCELLTEYPPQRRGVRPGDDNLVVGSGVLAGGRSPIGSRALGSTANDAFYGSPPRERSSHGFNSFARSLRRPLPPEPSYEVLERLDTHSPDKHGSLSRSPSRQPQFGTSSWRISRSSTAHQPKYRDDEPTRDGPGGHDRSCNVRRVESLKGEKCRRAPKSATVTSETQASVQTMSREVETAPRMEPLKRNVAIPLSPQASRNPQDATRCDAVVSGLQQNVTKQTLKKSRRTPTGVHQQQALNTVFRKCKSLGDVAVKRDIYKDILDLLKEIVAYSKFGDILFKDSKKQSNFSKSRRHDMDKHRMIRRTASFNLDSLSLDNVLTVESRTNNCSKKSPAIDKTELLTQSLMELLHLNDNNMKRKTFRLIDYMFDNLNDGGPSLNELASFCLNRLQNLFTLATLNKDTTETKEIISEVIKKSLIKFTQKNKLKLKTANLEDMTSKLINICKNNNVDTKNKVEIEIMALMMKNDFTNNQAAEYTDQLIKQTCEKVFEGPPPMYPRNYVVFQNTQNSIQGLNESDNFSVAPINERDIDINLKFYKNQLVQAVEQWLTSVTGTGLSEIFRQVAVNDLTDDIIDRHKYLEMNPSKRKSDEDELEYLKFQIFKWIHELVGDDKISNALDHADVLSQTIRSIPVPMLTLSQNPGNLKSSLPPCCTAQPTSHAGPSLSTPKNYTPALSHSFGTDQSSNYAPAPSYPAQNRNPPKYRRQSSPTAFASGPMIHNAGSVGRMPIYAQAIPGGRLDYVQNIPHNMRRMSGSSNYASGTFVQNQLTDLSYNQISSLSPKGLGGNVIQNPVNNNLWEGRRMLGNFPASGESWPSNYNQTFASRPRSASFNQQPTQRQSPSRRRMSGPATFASGPMNLYPLPDQMQQNMYPNFSNSHDGAQYRNACCNITNASPNLPLAQIEDEFEQFVQNWVKQIPISSSNPQEQAIGDKARLGIFNGIMIAVSKLKLEPTKFNNPVYCQDVLEDEIDGLLSCLPQTEELTKAMQTLKPQLLDKANNMIAQAARNSSSYKQQLVHSITNHIPLMTIDMQAEDPERLYDDMLKMAIADNFILFTKYNEEDKFQANMFKKKVANRVNELVENIKNTHGFALYNLDFDRIKDEVMNALTRVPLPTDDEMKDEVDEVLLGMDIDHWFSDLPLVQSEDNYECVQQRRLRDLLTKKIHDIEKRPNTSEEAIDLEIKQETLRVLQKLHLRVETAELQFMAGELLNRLKNRNKAGFMTQRKSVAFQDPQGYDHFAQNMAYCSSYADANQDQSSYMIVGGDRHDSPYQQNIPYVNERREVTPEQWFTLEETKAPPGLRDYQSIQATSQFPSCCQQTASGAGQQELNQQSQVQTTPSSNIQRSHQLPPHYQQMSQVVPQHTQHNTLQQSAIDYLQPPPQLNNSQIYQQQPPPCCQVLEAPGTQSSHVYPQSPKQGEMFMQPCQIPGPSNVTQRGYVASTPQHDASASNFQKQFVSVSPNFSINQQPNQATPVLNSSQIAGPSNQDMYSVSKRSIKLKPGQLGTPEDVLVTIQTGPKTESQVPPETPDIPEADDIPEEVEQAVNDQAYITPQSKEIQPKYPPLKKKPTRVIDRQKIASLRRRLDLEDPEEVEEQEEYRCRCLERVFSGKRRMRACYDMEDFPMEMHRCMPFRFYPCFY